The stretch of DNA TGCTTTTGTGGTGGGGGGTGGACTTTAGGGTGTGAAATATGATCAAGCAGATATTTGGTAAGATCCCTAAGAAGCAGCAAAAGTCGGGTGGAAACAATACCTCCGATTCAAATGCTTCAACGAGTTCGAAGAGAAGTGATGGAGGCAGTAAGAAGCAGGGGGGTTCGTCCAATACTGTTATTTCATCTCCTTTTTCTGTTTCCAATACGGGACACAGTACTGGGGATGCGTTTAACCGAGATgtgaattcaaaaataaataggaATGCTGTTGTGGCTGTATATGAATTATTGCCAAGTTTCAGAGATGTTCCTAGTTCTGAGAAGCAGAGCTTGTTAATCAGAAAGCTGAACATGTGTTGTGTTGTCTTTCCATTCAATGATCCTACAAAGAATCTCAAAGAGAAAGAGGTCAAGAGACAGACATTATTGGAGCTTATGGAGTATGTTACTTCTGCCAATGTGAAGTTTACAGAAACAGTCATGCTAGAAGCAGTGAAGATGGTTTCTGCAAATTTATTCAGGGAACTCAAACCTCAACCACGAGAGAACAAGGTGGAAGCTTTTGATGTTGAAGATGATGAGCCGGCCATGGATCCTGCATGGCCACATTTGCAAATTGTGTATGAATTTCTGTTGCGATTTGTTGCATCACCGGAAACTGATGCAAAGCTTGCCAAACGCTACATAGATCACTCATTTGTCCTCAGGTTTCTTGATCTTTTTGACTCTGAAGATCCAAGAGAAAGAGAGTATCTGAAAATTATAGTACATCGCATCTATGGGAAGTTTATGGTACACAGGCCTTACATACGCA from Ipomoea triloba cultivar NCNSP0323 chromosome 7, ASM357664v1 encodes:
- the LOC116025265 gene encoding serine/threonine protein phosphatase 2A 57 kDa regulatory subunit B' theta isoform-like; this encodes MIKQIFGKIPKKQQKSGGNNTSDSNASTSSKRSDGGSKKQGGSSNTVISSPFSVSNTGHSTGDAFNRDVNSKINRNAVVAVYELLPSFRDVPSSEKQSLLIRKLNMCCVVFPFNDPTKNLKEKEVKRQTLLELMEYVTSANVKFTETVMLEAVKMVSANLFRELKPQPRENKVEAFDVEDDEPAMDPAWPHLQIVYEFLLRFVASPETDAKLAKRYIDHSFVLRFLDLFDSEDPREREYLKIIVHRIYGKFMVHRPYIRKAINNIFYRFIFETEKHNGIAELLEILGSIINGFALPLKEEHKLFLVRTLIPLHKPKCLPMYHQQLSYCITQFVEKDCKLADTVIRGLLKYWPVTNSSKEVMFLGELEEILEATQPPEFQRCVVPLFHQVARCLSSFHFQVAERALFLWNNDHIDSLIKQHRKVVLPIIFPALEKNARSHWNQAVHCLSLNIRKVFYDLDPDLVKECLHNFQEDESKEEEVRSRREAQWKRLEELAAKNAASNEAVLVPGLGIPRT